The Lewinellaceae bacterium genome has a segment encoding these proteins:
- a CDS encoding cation acetate symporter produces the protein MSVQTWTIVLVVLSFALYIGIAIWARAGSTKEFYIAGGGIPPIMNGMATAADWMSAASFISMAGLISFMGYDGAVFLMGWTGGYVLLALLLAPYLRKFGKFTVPDFIGDRYYSNTARTVAVICAIIVSFTYVAGQMRGVGVVFSRFLEVPINLGVVIGMAIVFFYAVLGGMKGITYTQVAQYCVLIFAFMVPAIFISLQLAGTAIPQLGFIGKASDGTFLLDKLDMLHKDLGFHEYTSGSKSMIDVFAITFALMVGTAGLPHVIVRFFTVPRVVDARKSAGWALIFIAILYTTAPAIAVFARTNLIHTVSNQQYSSMPEWFKKWEGTGLIKFEDKNNDGIVQYVGDKDANELTIDRDIMVLANPEIAKLPNWVIALVAAGGLAAALSTAAGLLLVISTSISHDLIKKQIKPDITEKGELLWARIGAFFAVLVAGYFGIHPPGFVAAVVALAFGLAAASFFPAIVLGVFDKRMNKEGAVSGMIVGIVLMLFYMIKYKLGGFGGGTAEDWWFGISPEGFGTVAMFVNLVVSVVVSRLTAAPPEDVQAMVEEIRIPRGAGQARGH, from the coding sequence ATGAGTGTTCAAACTTGGACTATAGTTTTAGTGGTGCTGTCTTTTGCTTTATATATCGGTATAGCCATCTGGGCGAGAGCAGGGTCCACCAAAGAGTTTTACATTGCCGGCGGAGGGATTCCTCCTATTATGAACGGAATGGCCACCGCTGCGGACTGGATGTCGGCGGCCTCCTTTATTTCGATGGCCGGATTGATCTCGTTTATGGGATATGACGGAGCTGTTTTCCTCATGGGCTGGACGGGTGGATATGTTTTGCTGGCGCTCTTGCTGGCCCCGTATCTACGGAAATTCGGAAAGTTTACGGTGCCCGATTTTATCGGCGACAGGTATTATTCCAATACCGCCAGGACAGTGGCTGTTATTTGTGCCATCATTGTTTCTTTCACTTATGTAGCAGGTCAAATGCGCGGGGTTGGCGTGGTTTTTTCCCGTTTCCTTGAGGTGCCCATTAACCTGGGTGTTGTGATTGGTATGGCTATAGTATTCTTTTATGCCGTATTGGGCGGTATGAAAGGGATCACCTATACTCAGGTAGCTCAATACTGTGTGCTGATTTTTGCCTTCATGGTCCCTGCGATCTTTATTTCCCTGCAGCTGGCAGGAACGGCCATTCCTCAGTTAGGATTCATTGGAAAGGCAAGTGATGGTACTTTCCTGCTAGACAAACTGGATATGTTGCATAAAGACCTTGGATTCCATGAGTACACTTCCGGATCAAAGTCAATGATCGACGTATTTGCGATCACCTTTGCCCTGATGGTTGGAACGGCAGGACTTCCACACGTAATTGTTCGCTTCTTCACCGTACCAAGAGTGGTGGATGCACGTAAATCTGCAGGATGGGCATTGATTTTCATCGCTATCCTTTACACCACAGCACCAGCTATCGCCGTTTTTGCACGGACCAATTTGATCCATACAGTTAGCAACCAGCAATATTCGTCCATGCCGGAATGGTTTAAGAAATGGGAAGGAACGGGATTGATCAAATTTGAAGATAAGAACAACGACGGGATTGTTCAATACGTAGGAGACAAAGATGCCAATGAATTGACTATTGACCGGGACATCATGGTGCTGGCGAATCCTGAGATCGCCAAATTACCCAATTGGGTAATTGCACTGGTGGCCGCGGGTGGTTTGGCTGCCGCCCTGTCGACAGCAGCAGGGTTGTTGCTGGTCATTTCTACTTCCATCTCTCATGATTTGATCAAAAAGCAGATCAAACCAGATATTACGGAGAAAGGCGAATTGTTGTGGGCGCGTATCGGTGCATTCTTTGCTGTTTTGGTGGCCGGTTACTTCGGCATCCATCCCCCGGGATTCGTGGCGGCTGTTGTGGCACTCGCCTTCGGACTGGCCGCAGCCTCCTTCTTTCCGGCCATTGTGCTCGGGGTGTTTGACAAGCGGATGAACAAAGAGGGAGCGGTTTCAGGAATGATTGTGGGGATTGTTTTGATGTTGTTTTACATGATCAAATATAAATTAGGTGGTTTTGGTGGCGGTACTGCTGAAGATTGGTGGTTCGGTATTTCACCTGAAGGTTTTGGTACCGTGGCGATGTTTGTAAACCTGGTGGTTTCCGTTGTGGTTTCCAGGTTGACCGCAGCACCTCCTGAGGATGTTCAGGCTATGGTGGAGGAAATCCGTATCCCTAGAGGAGCAGGTCAGGCACGCGGGCATTAG
- a CDS encoding DUF4212 domain-containing protein has product MSEKNLKEYWKKNLITVVILLAIWFLVSYGFGIFFVDSMNSMKIGGAKLGFWFAQQGSIYVFVILIFVYIWRMNKLDKEYDVHE; this is encoded by the coding sequence ATGTCTGAAAAAAATTTAAAGGAATACTGGAAGAAAAACTTAATCACGGTGGTTATTCTTTTGGCCATCTGGTTTTTGGTTTCTTATGGTTTCGGTATTTTCTTCGTTGACAGTATGAACTCGATGAAGATAGGAGGTGCCAAACTGGGCTTCTGGTTTGCCCAGCAGGGATCTATTTACGTTTTCGTGATCCTGATCTTTGTCTATATCTGGAGAATGAACAAACTGGATAAAGAGTACGATGTCCATGAATAG
- a CDS encoding porin encodes MSIKKLLQYSAILLLLGMMSFPLSAQEKTEEDHSYKPLTLKLSEDGKKYVRFIMWHQIWVESNNLEAENSKFSLSTSIRRSRFLAFAQISPKFLILTHWGLNSLTAANLTSLGNNGDGPQLFLHDAWAEVQLHKSLYVGGGLHYWKGMTRMSNASTLNFMTLDQSRPFVAWHSLGITDQFARHLGIYAKGEIGKFDYRIALNTPLRNNISGDYSLKSSGWTYNGVANPDSNGDLTGNMVAEGYFRYNFWDTESTKLPYQVGTYLGAKKVFGVGAGFYAHPNGMFNATTGEHGSVFHFAVDAFLDMPAGDNGALNAYAAFMKFNYGENYVARWAGTGSAIYAQLGYLVKSAKLMPYVAFNTGNYDGYDDPVNALDVGLNYFINGHNAKLTLEYHKISGDIREGAIATQADALAQIRLQLHVFL; translated from the coding sequence ATGAGTATCAAAAAATTACTTCAATACAGCGCAATTTTGTTGCTTTTGGGAATGATGAGTTTTCCCCTTAGCGCACAGGAAAAGACCGAAGAGGATCATTCCTACAAACCCTTAACTCTTAAATTAAGCGAGGATGGCAAAAAGTATGTTCGCTTTATCATGTGGCACCAAATTTGGGTGGAATCGAACAATTTAGAGGCTGAAAATTCCAAATTTTCGTTGAGTACCAGCATCAGGCGTTCCAGATTTTTGGCTTTTGCACAGATTTCTCCCAAATTTTTGATTCTTACTCATTGGGGATTGAACAGCCTGACTGCAGCCAACCTGACTTCTTTAGGAAACAATGGCGACGGGCCACAGTTGTTCCTGCATGATGCCTGGGCGGAAGTGCAGCTCCACAAAAGCCTTTATGTCGGTGGAGGACTCCATTACTGGAAAGGCATGACCCGTATGTCGAATGCCAGTACCCTCAACTTCATGACCCTCGACCAGTCGCGTCCTTTTGTCGCCTGGCATTCTTTGGGCATCACCGATCAGTTTGCCCGCCACCTGGGCATTTACGCAAAGGGAGAAATTGGCAAGTTTGATTATCGCATTGCCCTGAATACACCTTTGCGGAATAACATTTCAGGAGATTACAGTTTGAAGAGCAGTGGATGGACTTACAACGGTGTTGCCAATCCTGACAGCAATGGAGATCTGACAGGCAACATGGTGGCCGAAGGATATTTCCGTTATAACTTCTGGGATACCGAATCTACCAAATTGCCCTATCAGGTAGGCACTTACCTCGGTGCCAAAAAGGTATTTGGAGTGGGAGCCGGATTCTATGCTCATCCAAATGGCATGTTCAACGCCACGACAGGTGAACATGGAAGCGTTTTCCATTTTGCCGTGGATGCTTTTCTCGATATGCCCGCCGGGGATAATGGAGCGTTAAACGCCTATGCTGCCTTTATGAAATTCAATTATGGCGAGAATTACGTCGCTCGATGGGCCGGTACGGGATCAGCCATTTACGCCCAATTGGGATACTTGGTTAAATCTGCCAAACTCATGCCGTATGTTGCCTTCAATACAGGGAACTACGATGGGTATGATGACCCCGTGAATGCCCTTGATGTTGGTCTGAACTATTTCATCAATGGCCACAATGCCAAACTTACCCTGGAGTATCATAAGATTTCCGGTGATATCAGGGAAGGAGCCATTGCGACCCAGGCTGATGCGCTTGCACAAATTCGCTTGCAGCTGCATGTATTCCTCTAA
- a CDS encoding helix-turn-helix transcriptional regulator: MKSDFDIVFLENATETLRAIAHPVRIAIIELLFEKKQLSVKAIHTRIGIEQAVASHHLRIMKSCGLVEVSREGKNSFYSLSHIEYYYIIESLKKTL; encoded by the coding sequence ATGAAAAGTGATTTTGATATTGTCTTTCTTGAAAATGCGACCGAGACGCTCCGGGCGATAGCCCATCCTGTGCGCATTGCCATCATTGAGTTACTTTTTGAGAAAAAACAATTGTCTGTCAAAGCCATCCACACCCGGATCGGTATCGAACAGGCAGTAGCTTCCCATCACCTTCGGATCATGAAAAGCTGTGGACTGGTAGAGGTTTCCCGTGAGGGAAAAAACAGTTTTTATTCTTTGTCTCATATTGAATATTACTATATTATCGAAAGTCTGAAAAAAACCCTTTGA
- a CDS encoding CBS domain-containing protein, translated as MENTIAVRIFDFLKNHPPFNFIEPSELLGISEKIEVQYFTDDEIIFKQGDPPVEMFYVIQEGAVELFRQVETDRVLIDTCDEGDVFGLRPLIASQAYSLTAIVKEEALIYAIPTKVFLPILEHNTKVNHFLTSSFAAGERNPYAKNNKGKLFSENDQIWQSGTELLEVQSIDRSKKPVTCKIDHTVKEAARTMRDKRVGSIIIVNDTCHPLGILTDRDLRNKIVTGDLPLDTRVGEIMSSPVICIPPSSAVAEVQIEMIRKGVHHLCVTKDGTPETAVMGVLSEHDLLVVQANNPAVLMREISRARTGEDLRFIRDKAELLLKKYLFQEVSIAFISNIMSEINDAIISRAIQLAEWKLNKEGITPPKATFCWLGLGSEGREEQLLRTDQDNAIIFEDVAAEDYNVTKNYYLELAKITTTILNECGFEYCPADMMASNPRWCLSLSEWKKQFEDWIYKPGTQEIMFTTIFFDYRPIYGNKDLSRQLTDSIYESISNQDIFLSFLAKNALQNPSPLSFFRNFMVERSGEHKDDFDIKARAMMPLTDAARLLILEARQYGKNNTFQRFDHLAKLEPQNAELYEQAADAYETLMRFRALQGLKNKDSGRFFKPEELNKMQRMMLRNCFKPIKDLQDLIEVRFRTNMMQ; from the coding sequence ATGGAAAATACAATTGCAGTAAGGATTTTTGATTTTTTGAAGAATCATCCTCCTTTTAATTTTATTGAACCATCAGAACTTCTGGGCATTTCCGAAAAAATTGAGGTCCAGTATTTCACCGATGATGAGATCATTTTCAAACAAGGTGATCCGCCTGTGGAAATGTTCTATGTCATTCAGGAAGGAGCGGTAGAGTTATTCCGACAAGTCGAAACCGACCGTGTTTTGATCGACACCTGTGACGAAGGCGATGTTTTTGGCCTGAGGCCCCTGATCGCCTCCCAGGCTTATTCCCTCACTGCCATTGTCAAAGAGGAAGCGTTGATCTATGCTATCCCGACAAAAGTTTTTCTGCCCATCCTTGAGCATAATACAAAGGTCAATCATTTTCTGACCTCAAGTTTCGCCGCAGGAGAAAGAAATCCTTACGCAAAAAACAATAAAGGCAAGCTTTTCTCCGAAAACGATCAGATCTGGCAGTCAGGCACGGAGCTTCTGGAAGTTCAGTCCATTGATCGAAGTAAAAAGCCCGTCACCTGCAAAATTGATCATACCGTAAAGGAAGCTGCCCGGACCATGAGGGATAAAAGAGTGGGATCCATTATCATTGTCAACGACACCTGCCACCCTCTCGGTATCCTCACCGACCGGGATCTCAGAAATAAAATCGTTACCGGGGATCTTCCCCTGGATACCCGGGTCGGCGAGATCATGTCCAGCCCGGTAATTTGTATTCCTCCTTCTTCAGCAGTAGCCGAAGTACAGATCGAAATGATCAGGAAGGGGGTTCACCACCTTTGCGTGACAAAAGACGGAACACCGGAAACAGCCGTTATGGGAGTGCTTTCGGAACACGATTTGCTGGTGGTCCAGGCCAATAACCCGGCGGTATTGATGCGCGAAATTTCCCGCGCCAGGACGGGAGAAGACCTTCGTTTCATTCGGGACAAAGCCGAATTATTGCTCAAAAAATACCTCTTCCAGGAAGTCTCCATTGCATTCATTTCCAATATCATGTCGGAAATCAATGACGCCATTATTTCCAGAGCAATCCAACTGGCGGAATGGAAACTCAACAAGGAGGGAATAACACCCCCAAAAGCCACCTTTTGCTGGCTGGGGTTGGGAAGTGAAGGCCGGGAGGAGCAGCTGCTCAGAACCGACCAGGATAATGCCATTATTTTTGAGGATGTTGCGGCTGAGGATTATAATGTCACCAAAAACTACTACCTGGAGCTCGCTAAAATAACCACTACTATACTCAATGAATGTGGTTTTGAATACTGCCCGGCGGATATGATGGCCAGCAATCCACGGTGGTGCCTTTCTCTTTCTGAATGGAAAAAACAATTCGAGGACTGGATATACAAACCAGGTACCCAGGAAATCATGTTTACTACCATCTTTTTTGACTATCGGCCCATTTACGGAAATAAGGACCTGTCCCGACAATTGACGGATAGCATTTATGAATCGATCAGCAACCAGGATATCTTTCTGTCCTTTTTGGCCAAAAATGCACTGCAAAATCCCTCACCCCTATCCTTTTTCCGCAATTTCATGGTAGAAAGAAGCGGGGAACACAAAGACGACTTCGACATCAAGGCCAGGGCGATGATGCCCCTGACGGATGCTGCACGGCTGCTCATCCTCGAAGCCCGCCAATACGGAAAAAACAATACCTTTCAGCGATTTGATCACCTGGCCAAACTCGAACCCCAAAATGCCGAACTGTACGAGCAGGCCGCCGACGCCTACGAAACGCTAATGAGATTCAGGGCTTTGCAAGGGCTGAAAAACAAAGATTCCGGTCGCTTTTTCAAACCGGAAGAACTCAATAAAATGCAACGAATGATGCTTCGGAATTGCTTTAAACCTATTAAGGATCTCCAGGATTTGATAGAGGTGAGGTTCAGGACGAATATGATGCAATGA
- a CDS encoding 3'-5' exonuclease has protein sequence MGGFRSLFSGNKKTNAPEFWKEYLRFLDTEPARQQPIETIRFVVFDTETTGLNPKTDRILSVGAVSLVWNKIDLGHTLESYVRQESTKKEAVLIHGILQNGKQQKKTEEEAVIEFVQYIKDAVLVGHNVAFDIAIVNEALKKLNAGPLKNKLVDTAKLAIRVDARSSSEMIKSSDYTLDALCEKYNISMSNRHTAAGDAFITAVLLMKLLPRLKKRGINNLRDLLKSKVM, from the coding sequence ATGGGCGGTTTCAGATCATTATTTTCAGGAAATAAAAAAACCAATGCTCCGGAATTCTGGAAGGAATACCTGAGGTTTTTGGATACGGAGCCTGCCAGGCAGCAACCTATCGAAACCATCCGGTTTGTGGTTTTTGATACCGAGACCACGGGACTGAATCCAAAGACGGACAGGATTCTTTCTGTTGGCGCGGTGAGCCTGGTCTGGAATAAAATAGATTTGGGGCATACCCTGGAATCCTATGTACGCCAGGAGTCGACCAAAAAAGAAGCTGTACTGATCCATGGCATTTTACAAAACGGAAAACAGCAAAAGAAAACGGAAGAAGAGGCCGTCATTGAGTTTGTCCAATACATTAAAGATGCCGTGCTGGTGGGCCATAATGTGGCTTTTGATATCGCCATCGTCAATGAAGCGCTTAAAAAGCTAAATGCAGGACCTTTGAAAAACAAATTGGTCGATACCGCCAAACTGGCCATCCGCGTCGATGCCAGGTCTTCCTCCGAAATGATCAAATCCTCAGATTATACCCTGGATGCGCTGTGCGAAAAATACAACATCAGCATGAGCAACCGGCACACAGCGGCCGGGGATGCCTTTATCACAGCCGTTTTGCTCATGAAACTCCTACCCCGTTTAAAGAAGCGTGGCATCAACAACCTGAGGGATCTTTTGAAGTCCAAGGTCATGTAA
- a CDS encoding CotH kinase family protein, which produces MILSDNKKKAVSTDRSLWFLGVLMVILIGFLLSGRNWTKKSEPKITGISCSAEQVEGDYFIENGLKFGGAKGQDKRHARSGTYSCQLKPDHRFGLIYETTDFIKGAKYQASVWRFTESSKGFLAVEGNEGSNFRIVERVAIEEKDGFEKVQIIFNVPETPGLDTLRIYAGVDEVSGTVYVDDLNIQLLQTQNLDSDFRPDVLRIEIAQESLQKFSDQKWKAVKEGILFSTDDDRASGKIFSKNEGKEIPIKLRLKGDWTDHLIGDKWSFRIQTSGESSWNRMVTFSIQNPLTRGYLKEWMFHKLLSAEDVLSPKYDFIEVSLNQKDLGIYAFEEHFDKQLPESQQRREGPIIKLTEDLFWLGMKRQFALQKDGSGLYKNAENAFEGSDIRPFKEGKTQGSETLAAEFKTAQILLHQFKYNLKPASEIFDLNRIAKYFAIMDVLGAYHGNFWHNLRFYYNPVTSRLEPIGFDGFGNEETRLVDQIVLGYKIDTENQGEDLTKLLFNDPVFFRVYMQQLDRITEQSYLQGFFADIEADIKIREQFLRKEFPNYTFQENPFLERARNIHLLIAAYGDESVIARIQNRNNGKSLLKVSNTHAFPVEIAGYGRKKSEMDQEFPEPVFVFSNPQHSVPKYTEVTVPDKASWLFYRVAGLDSLYAVNIVDWPIAEGITQRQMMFSDSLKSNDVFEVSGNMILFKKGAHITRNDISIPGQYNVFFESGASLDLQKNAAFISNAPVFMLGTEELPIQIFSSDGTGNGFSVIQAGQPSKIEYTRFDQLNTLNKGGWILTGAVNFFESEVEISNASFTNNHCEDALNIVHTSFKLSHSVVANTFSDGFDADFCKGEVSNVIFRDTGNDGMDFSGSVITISDIEVYNAGDKGLSVGENAQVHLISGKMIGANTGVASKDLSSLVIDNLILEDCIKGFTAYQKKPEYGKANIIVKKYSAKNVKHLYVLDKGSVLDLVGELFTGEI; this is translated from the coding sequence ATGATTCTTTCTGATAATAAAAAAAAGGCGGTCTCAACCGACAGAAGTTTGTGGTTTTTGGGCGTTTTGATGGTAATTTTGATTGGTTTCCTGCTTTCTGGTCGAAATTGGACAAAAAAAAGCGAACCCAAAATTACAGGCATATCCTGTAGTGCGGAACAGGTGGAAGGAGATTACTTTATCGAAAACGGACTGAAATTTGGCGGTGCCAAAGGCCAGGATAAACGTCATGCCCGCTCGGGAACCTACTCCTGCCAGCTGAAACCTGACCACCGCTTTGGCCTTATTTACGAAACGACTGACTTCATCAAAGGAGCCAAATACCAGGCCTCTGTCTGGAGATTCACCGAAAGTTCCAAAGGTTTCCTGGCGGTGGAAGGCAATGAAGGCTCCAATTTCAGGATTGTGGAGCGCGTAGCCATTGAAGAAAAAGACGGCTTTGAAAAAGTCCAGATCATTTTTAATGTGCCGGAAACCCCCGGTCTGGATACCCTAAGGATATACGCCGGGGTAGATGAAGTTTCCGGAACGGTGTACGTCGACGATCTGAACATCCAGCTTTTACAGACTCAAAACCTCGACTCCGATTTCCGGCCGGATGTGCTGCGTATTGAAATAGCCCAGGAATCCTTACAAAAATTCAGCGACCAAAAGTGGAAAGCCGTCAAGGAAGGCATCCTTTTCAGTACGGATGACGACCGCGCATCCGGTAAGATTTTTTCCAAAAATGAAGGAAAGGAAATCCCTATAAAGCTACGCTTAAAAGGAGACTGGACCGATCACCTGATTGGAGATAAATGGTCATTCAGGATACAAACCAGCGGAGAAAGTTCCTGGAACCGTATGGTTACTTTTTCTATTCAGAACCCCCTGACCCGCGGATATCTTAAGGAATGGATGTTTCACAAACTGCTGTCGGCCGAAGATGTATTAAGTCCGAAATACGATTTCATTGAAGTAAGTCTCAATCAAAAAGACCTCGGTATTTATGCCTTCGAGGAGCATTTTGACAAACAGTTGCCTGAAAGCCAGCAACGCCGTGAAGGCCCCATTATAAAATTGACGGAAGATCTTTTCTGGCTGGGCATGAAACGGCAGTTTGCCTTACAAAAAGACGGTTCAGGGTTGTATAAAAATGCAGAGAATGCTTTTGAAGGTTCAGACATCCGCCCTTTCAAGGAAGGCAAGACCCAGGGGTCGGAAACTTTGGCTGCCGAGTTTAAAACGGCCCAAATTCTCCTCCATCAATTCAAATACAACCTGAAACCCGCCAGCGAAATATTTGACCTCAACCGCATCGCGAAATATTTTGCGATCATGGATGTTTTGGGGGCTTACCACGGAAATTTCTGGCACAACCTTCGTTTTTATTACAACCCGGTCACCTCCCGGCTGGAACCTATAGGATTTGATGGCTTCGGCAATGAAGAAACCCGGCTAGTGGACCAGATCGTGCTGGGATACAAAATTGACACCGAAAACCAGGGAGAAGATCTGACGAAGCTGTTGTTCAACGATCCCGTTTTTTTCAGGGTTTATATGCAACAACTCGATCGAATCACCGAACAAAGTTACCTGCAAGGCTTTTTTGCAGATATTGAGGCAGATATTAAGATTCGGGAGCAATTTTTAAGAAAGGAATTTCCCAATTATACTTTCCAGGAAAATCCTTTTCTCGAAAGAGCCAGAAATATTCACCTGCTCATTGCAGCCTATGGCGATGAAAGCGTCATCGCAAGGATCCAAAACCGCAACAATGGTAAGTCTTTGCTAAAAGTGAGCAATACCCATGCCTTTCCGGTAGAAATTGCAGGGTACGGCCGGAAAAAATCGGAAATGGACCAGGAGTTCCCCGAGCCCGTTTTTGTTTTTTCCAATCCACAACATTCCGTACCAAAATATACAGAGGTAACGGTGCCCGATAAAGCTTCCTGGTTATTTTACCGGGTGGCCGGGCTGGATTCCCTGTATGCTGTGAACATCGTTGACTGGCCCATCGCTGAAGGCATCACGCAACGACAAATGATGTTTTCGGATTCTTTGAAGAGTAATGATGTTTTTGAGGTGTCGGGCAATATGATCCTATTTAAAAAAGGAGCCCATATAACGCGCAACGATATCAGCATACCGGGACAATACAACGTTTTTTTTGAATCAGGTGCCAGCCTGGATTTACAAAAAAATGCGGCCTTCATTTCCAATGCGCCTGTGTTTATGCTGGGCACGGAAGAACTGCCCATTCAAATTTTTTCCAGCGACGGTACCGGAAACGGGTTTTCCGTGATACAAGCCGGGCAACCCTCTAAAATAGAATATACCCGATTCGACCAGCTCAATACGCTGAACAAAGGAGGCTGGATCCTTACGGGGGCTGTCAACTTTTTTGAATCGGAAGTCGAGATTTCAAACGCGTCCTTCACCAACAATCATTGTGAAGACGCCCTGAATATCGTTCATACTTCATTCAAGCTTTCGCACTCCGTTGTTGCCAATACTTTCAGCGATGGTTTTGACGCCGATTTTTGCAAAGGAGAAGTCAGCAACGTCATTTTCAGGGATACGGGGAATGACGGGATGGACTTTTCGGGGAGTGTGATCACTATCTCGGATATCGAAGTGTACAACGCCGGAGATAAGGGGCTGAGTGTGGGAGAAAATGCACAGGTACACCTCATCAGCGGGAAAATGATCGGCGCCAATACAGGAGTGGCTTCCAAGGATCTTTCCAGCCTGGTGATCGACAATTTGATCCTGGAAGACTGTATCAAAGGATTTACGGCTTACCAAAAAAAGCCGGAATACGGGAAAGCAAATATCATTGTAAAAAAATATTCCGCAAAAAATGTAAAACACCTCTACGTGCTGGACAAAGGATCTGTGCTGGACCTGGTGGGTGAGTTGTTTACGGGGGAGATTTGA
- a CDS encoding polyphosphate polymerase domain-containing protein: MARFERKYKIEGMEAQTVRANLMLHPAGFRELHPDRQVNNIYFDTVELTTFHQNVSGENQRKKFRMRWYGDDFDQLRSPQFEIKIKHNELGWKKVTQCPDLAFSELETITALANEHSENFAPLYPVLLNSYERSYFTSADGKFRITIDWNLRYYSLMGQTVFLGYLQEEPGIILEIKYEEEDDQQAGFVLQNLPYRHTKSSKYVNGVSMTAMF; this comes from the coding sequence ATGGCTCGATTCGAGAGAAAATATAAGATCGAAGGGATGGAAGCGCAGACGGTGCGGGCCAATCTCATGCTGCATCCTGCTGGTTTCCGGGAGTTGCATCCTGACCGGCAGGTGAATAATATCTATTTTGATACGGTGGAACTGACGACTTTTCATCAGAATGTAAGCGGAGAAAATCAGCGCAAAAAATTCAGGATGCGCTGGTATGGGGATGATTTTGACCAACTGCGATCTCCACAGTTTGAAATAAAAATAAAGCACAACGAACTGGGCTGGAAAAAAGTGACCCAATGCCCTGACCTGGCTTTTTCGGAGCTGGAAACCATTACGGCCCTGGCGAATGAACATTCTGAAAATTTTGCCCCATTGTACCCGGTTTTGCTCAATTCGTATGAGCGTTCCTATTTTACTTCGGCTGACGGAAAATTCAGGATAACCATTGACTGGAATCTACGGTATTATTCATTGATGGGTCAAACCGTTTTTTTGGGTTATTTGCAGGAGGAGCCGGGCATCATACTGGAGATAAAATACGAAGAGGAAGATGATCAGCAGGCAGGTTTTGTGCTTCAAAATCTTCCGTACCGGCATACCAAAAGCTCGAAGTATGTGAATGGCGTGTCGATGACGGCCATGTTTTGA
- a CDS encoding oxidoreductase yields MKKVALVTGASSGIGKATAKQLLSDGLIVYVAARRIEKMKDLEALGAIAVKMDVTEESEMVNCVKMIQDQHGGVDILVNNAGYAIYGAMEDTSMEDARRQFEVNIFGLARMTQLVLPYMREKGSGTIINISSMGGKIYTPMGSWYHATKHALEGWSDCLRLELAPFGIDVVIIEPGAIKTEFGEVMTQPMLDRSGEGPYSAMAHKMAKATEDTYEKGGASSPEVIAKVISKAVKANKPKTRYVAGKMAKPVIFLRKYLSDRMFDWMILKMG; encoded by the coding sequence ATGAAAAAAGTTGCACTCGTAACCGGGGCCTCCTCCGGAATTGGAAAAGCCACCGCGAAACAATTATTGTCCGATGGGTTAATCGTTTATGTAGCCGCCAGGAGAATTGAAAAGATGAAGGACCTGGAGGCTCTTGGCGCCATAGCCGTTAAAATGGATGTAACGGAAGAATCTGAAATGGTCAACTGTGTCAAAATGATACAGGATCAGCACGGTGGAGTTGATATTTTGGTAAACAACGCCGGCTACGCCATTTACGGTGCCATGGAAGATACGAGTATGGAGGATGCCCGGCGACAGTTTGAGGTAAATATCTTCGGGCTGGCCAGGATGACCCAGCTGGTATTGCCCTACATGAGGGAAAAGGGATCAGGGACCATAATAAACATTTCTTCCATGGGCGGTAAGATTTACACGCCGATGGGTTCCTGGTACCACGCCACCAAACATGCCCTGGAAGGCTGGTCCGATTGCCTGCGACTGGAGTTGGCGCCCTTTGGAATTGATGTGGTGATCATTGAGCCTGGTGCCATTAAAACCGAATTTGGAGAGGTCATGACTCAACCCATGCTGGACAGGTCCGGAGAAGGCCCTTATTCCGCAATGGCCCATAAAATGGCAAAAGCAACCGAGGACACTTACGAAAAAGGCGGGGCTTCTTCCCCTGAAGTTATTGCAAAGGTCATTTCCAAAGCAGTAAAGGCCAATAAGCCGAAAACAAGATACGTCGCCGGAAAGATGGCCAAGCCCGTAATATTCCTCCGTAAATATTTGAGTGACAGGATGTTTGACTGGATGATTTTGAAAATGGGGTAG